In one window of Episyrphus balteatus chromosome 3, idEpiBalt1.1, whole genome shotgun sequence DNA:
- the LOC129916615 gene encoding uncharacterized protein LOC129916615 produces MQGMLEAFMAKSEVSVNLLASKIAKENAEEVDEELQLDEIFPLTSVQQIEEIEEKLHQNAAFKKKLVRKLSSYGGANGMKTIRTICKCIFTDPLLAEHSWLGTNAKKSFSQYKFLYKTILEAVRSRYPTYSEAEGASFFKGFLKQAPFRMGKPSTNTSSNTSSSASDGQSTT; encoded by the exons ATGCAAGGAATGCTGGAGGCATTCATGGCGAAGTCCGAAGTTTCGGTCAATTTGTTGGCGTCCAAAATTGCAAAAGAGAATGCAGAGGAAGTGGATGAGGAACTGCAACTGGATGAAATTTTCCCACTTACCTCTGTCCAACAAATTGAGGAAATCGAGGAAAAACTCCATCAAAATgcagcattcaaaaaaaaattg gtCCGTAAGTTGAGCTCCTATGGGGGGGCCAACGGAATGAAAACGATCCGCACTATTTGCAAGTGCATTTTTACGGATCCACTACTGGCAGAACATTCTTGGCTGGGGACTAATGCCAAAAAAAGTTTCAGCCAATACAAATTCCTGTATAAAACTATATTGGAAGCGGTCCGATCAAGGTACCCCACTTATAGTGAAGCTGAGGGTGCTTcattttttaaaggctttttgAAGCAAGCCCCATTTCGAATGGGAAAACCGTCCac AAATACCAGTTCCAACACCAGCTCCTCTGCCTCTGACGGGCAATCCACAACATAA
- the LOC129916612 gene encoding uncharacterized protein LOC129916612, translating into MYCVVETLEDEGKFVTAVPKNWVIDGTKLLWPKSKKDSICGRKNCITASDDWQSIACKLIFDDIGSWEEAVQKEKDAEYLSSSEENTEEVTIDTNSSEYMTDMNKLMSTLIPNSDVSSFTPPNEDVTITNVISDLYTFEGKKCILALVQFSKSFLNSSLS; encoded by the exons ATGTATTGTGTTGTGGAGACGCTCGAAGATGAAGGGAAGTTCGTGACGGCAGTTCCCAAAAATTGGGTCATCGATGGAACGAAGCTATTATGGCCAAAGTCCAAGAAAGATTCCATTTGCGGTCGGAAAAATTGCATCACAGCATCGGATGATTGGCAAAGCATAGCatgcaaattaatatttgatgacATCG GTTCCTGGGAGGAAGCAGTTCAGAAGGAAAAGGATGCCGAGTATTTGTCTTCTTCTGAAGAAAATACGGAAGAAGTGACCATCGACACCAATTCTTCGGAATACATGACAGATATGAACAAATTGATGTCAACTTTGATTCCTAATTCTG ACGTTTCCTCGTTCACCCCCCCAAATGAAGATGTTACCATCACTAATGTCATTTCCGACTTATACACGTTTGaaggtaaaaaatgtattttagcaCTAGTACAATTTTCAAAGTCGTTTTTAAACTCCAGCttatcttag